TCCACCCTCTGCGGGGCCACCCAGGCCCTCTGAAGAGCCGGTTCCAGCGAGCGGGCACCACCTCAAGGGAAGTGGCTTCGCCGGCAGCAACGAGATCCTGGCAGCGAAAAAGCGCGCAAGCCTCTGAGGCGCAGAACAGGTCCAGGGTGGTAGTGCCCTGACACTCCTCGTCGGATGAGGCCGCTGCGGCCTTGCCCGGCTCGCACCGTGAAGGGGCAGTGGATGCACAGGCAGCCAGGAATACGCTCAGGCTGGCCGTTCGAATCCATGCAATGAGGCTCATAGAAGGCTGATCTATCGCCCCGTGTCACGCATGGCACGCGCATGTTGCTCGTGTGCCATGCGCGCTCTGTACCTTGCGCCCTTTCATCACTCATCGAGGTGAGGACAGGATGCGACAGGGGCATTCGAAGTGGGCGCTCGTGGCCGTGCTCGCGCTCTCCGCGTGCAGCGGCGATGCAGGGAAGGAGGGGGCCGAGGGCGCCCCGGGAGCGCCGGGCGCCGATGGCACGCCGGGGGCCACCGGACCTCAAGGCCCCCAAGGGCCCGCGGGCCCGGGCAAGAGCCTTCACTTCACGCCTGTGCCGGTGGCGGTCACGGACGCCGAGAAGCGCGCCGCCTACGCCAGCACGAAAGCGAGCGTGAACGGGAAGGACGTGGCGATCCAGTTCGAGACGGTGCTGCGCAGCGGCCAGCCCCTGGGCGCGCACGTCTTTGGCCGGCTGACGAAGAAGGACGGCACGCCCGTGAAGGGGCAGGACGGCTCGGACTTCGTCTCTCCGTCCAATGACTTCTCCTCGCTCCTCCAGGTGGGGGGCAAGCTCTTCGAGATGACGCAGTTCGAGACCACGCCGGCGGCGATGTATCTCTCCGAGCTTCGCCAGGCGCCAGACGGCAAGCTCACGGCGGTCAGCACCCAGCCCATCGACTTCTCCAGCGTGGACGGGCTGTGGACCCCGTGCGCGGGCTCCGTGTCGCCCTGGAACACGCACCTGGGCAGTGAGGAATACCCGGCGGACGCCCGCGCGTACGAGCACGCCACCGCCCTGAGCGGTCTCAGCTCCTCCGAGCGGTCCATGCTCCGCTACTGGGGGCTGGATGCCGCCACCGCCTCCCTGGCGGAGGCCAAGGCCGCGTACCACCCTTACCGCTACGGCTATGCCGTGGAAGTCGCCCTCGACGCGGAGGGGAAGCCCACGGTCACGAAGCACTACGCCTCGGGCCGCCGCGCGCTCGAGCTGGCGTATGTCATGCCGGACCGCAGGACCGTCTACCTGAGCGACGACGGCACGAACGACGCCCTCTACCTGTTCGTGGCCAAGACGGCGGGAGACCTCTCCGAGGGCCAGCTCTACGCGGCGCGCTGGTTCCAGACCAGCCCGGCGGGCCAGCCTTGGGGCCGGGCGGACCTCTACTGGATTCCCCTGGGCCCCAGCGCGACGAACGCCCAGGTGAAGGCCCTCATCGACACGGGCATCCAGTTCTCCCAGATCTTCGAGACCGAGGACCAGGCTTCGGACGGCACGTGCCCGGGCGCGGCCTCGGGCTTCCGGGCCATCCACACCGAGACGGGCCGGGAGTGTCTGCGCCTCAAGCCCGGCCAGGAACTGGCGGCCTCGCGCCTGGAGAGCCGCCGCTATGCGGCCTACGTGGGGGCGACCACCGAGTTCCGCAAGACCGAGGGCATCACCTACAACCCGGCCACCAACCGGCTCTACATCGCCTTCAGCGAGCTGAACAACGGGATGACGAGCGACCCGGCGAACCGGGACCTCGGCGGGCCCAACCATGTGCAGCTTGCCCGGAACGACTGCGGCGGGGTGTATGAGCTCACCGTCTCGCGCAGCGCGGAGGTGGGCAGCGAGTACGTCGCGGAGTCCGCTTCATCCCTCGTCGAGGGCGTGTGGCTGAAGTCCCCGGGCGCCAGCCTCTACCCGGCCACCAGCCCGTACTTCGCCCCGTCCTTCACGCTGCCCGACAGCAGCGGCGTGGCGAAGCCCGCCACCGGGAACGTCTGCAGCGTGAACGGCATCGCCAACCCCGACAACCTGACGTTCATCCACGGCTACGGCACGCTGCTCATCGGCGAGGACACCACCGACGGCCACCAGAACGACATGGTGTGGGCTTACAACGTGGTGACGCGCTCGCTGACCCGCATCTTCTCCACCCCTTACGGCTCGGAGACGACGGGCGTGTACTTCTATCCGAACCTCAACGGGCACGCGTACATCAAGACGCAGATCCAGCACCCCTATGGAGAGTCCGACACGGACAAGGTGGGCGCGGATCCGGGCGTGCGGCAGTCGTACACCGG
Above is a genomic segment from Stigmatella erecta containing:
- a CDS encoding PhoX family protein — protein: MRQGHSKWALVAVLALSACSGDAGKEGAEGAPGAPGADGTPGATGPQGPQGPAGPGKSLHFTPVPVAVTDAEKRAAYASTKASVNGKDVAIQFETVLRSGQPLGAHVFGRLTKKDGTPVKGQDGSDFVSPSNDFSSLLQVGGKLFEMTQFETTPAAMYLSELRQAPDGKLTAVSTQPIDFSSVDGLWTPCAGSVSPWNTHLGSEEYPADARAYEHATALSGLSSSERSMLRYWGLDAATASLAEAKAAYHPYRYGYAVEVALDAEGKPTVTKHYASGRRALELAYVMPDRRTVYLSDDGTNDALYLFVAKTAGDLSEGQLYAARWFQTSPAGQPWGRADLYWIPLGPSATNAQVKALIDTGIQFSQIFETEDQASDGTCPGAASGFRAIHTETGRECLRLKPGQELAASRLESRRYAAYVGATTEFRKTEGITYNPATNRLYIAFSELNNGMTSDPANRDLGGPNHVQLARNDCGGVYELTVSRSAEVGSEYVAESASSLVEGVWLKSPGASLYPATSPYFAPSFTLPDSSGVAKPATGNVCSVNGIANPDNLTFIHGYGTLLIGEDTTDGHQNDMVWAYNVVTRSLTRIFSTPYGSETTGVYFYPNLNGHAYIKTQIQHPYGESDTDKVGADPGVRQSYTGYIGPFPAMD